From the Daucus carota subsp. sativus chromosome 8, DH1 v3.0, whole genome shotgun sequence genome, one window contains:
- the LOC108199774 gene encoding selenium-binding protein 1: MSEKMNGCCKKGPGYATPLDAMAGPKESLIYVTCIYSGTGIQKPDYLGTIDVDPSSKTYSQVIHRLPMPNIGDELHHTGWNSCSSCFGDPAAARRFLVLPSLVSGRIYAVDTAKDPRAPSLHKAVEPEEILEKTGLAYPHTSHCLATGEILVSCLGDKDGNAKQLGFLLLDSDFNVKGRWEKEGQNPLFGYDFWYQPRHKTMISTSWGAPAAFTKGFNLQHVSDGLYGRHLHVYSWPGGEIKQTIDLGSEGLLPLEIRFLHDPSKDIGYVGCALSSNMISFSKTADGSWSHQLAVSVKPLIVQNWILPEMPGLITDFLISLDDRYLYFVNWLHGDIRQYNIEDPKNPVLAGQVWVGGLIQKGSSVVVEAEDGSTYQVEVPQVKGNRLRGGPQMIQLSLDGKRLYVTNSLFSKWDNQFYPEVIEKGSHMLQIDVDTEKGGLKINPDFFVDFGKEPEGPALAHEMRYPGGDCTSDIWI, from the exons ATGAGTGAAAAGATGAATGGATGCTGCAAGAAGGGACCTGGGTATGCCACCCCACTTGATGCCATGGCTGGTCCGAAGGAGTCTCTGATATATGTTACTTGCATTTATTCTG GAACCGGAATACAGAAGCCCGACTACCTTGGTACCATCGATGTGGATCCTAGCTCGAAAACTTATTCCCAAGTCATCCACAGGCTTCCCATGCCTAATATAGGCGATGAACTACATCATACTGGATGGAATTCATGCAGCTCTTGCTTTGGAGATCCAGCAGCTGCTAGACGATTTCTTGTCTTGCCTTCACTCGT ATCCGGCCGCATATATGCTGTTGACACAGCAAAAGATCCACGGGCTCCATCTTTGCATAAAGCAGTTGAGCCTGAGGAAATCTTGGAGAAAACTGGATTAGCTTATCCCCACACATCTCATTGCCTTGCTACTGGTGAGATATTGGTATCATGCCTTGGAGATAAGGATGGAAACGCCAAGCAACTTGGATTTCTTTTGCTGGACTCTGATTTTAATGTGAAAGGAAG GTGGGAGAAGGAAGGGCAGAACCCACTTTTTGGCTACGATTTCTGGTACCAACCCAGACACAAGACTATGATCAGCACATCATGGGGAGCCCCAGCTGCTTTCACCAAAGGCTTCAACCTTCAACATGTTTCTGATGGTTTATATGGTCGCCATttgcatgtctatagctggcctGGTGGTGAAATTAAGCAGACAATTGATCTTGGCAGTGAAGGTCTTCTTCCCTTAGAG ATAAGATTCCTGCATGACCCTTCTAAGGATATAGGGTATGTTGGATGTGCTTTGTCAAGCAACATGATAAGCTTCTCGAAGACTGCAGATGGTTCATGGAGTCATCAG CTTGCAGTATCAGTGAAACCACTGATAGTTCAAAACTGGATTCTTCCTGAGATGCCAGGGCTTATAACTGATTTTCTGATTTCTCTTGATGATCGGTATCTCTACTTTGTGAACTGGCTACACGGAGATATTAGGCAATACAATATCGAGGATCCTAAGAATCCTGTACTGGCTGGCCAAGTGTGGGTCGGAGGTCTTATTCAGAAAGGAAGCTCTGTAGTTGTCGAGGCCGAAGATGGTAGCACCTACCAGGTTGAGGTTCCACAGGTCAAG GGAAATCGGTTGAGAGGTGGGCCTCAGATGATTCAGTTGAGCTTGGATGGGAAGCGACTTTATGTCACAAACTCACTCTTCAGCAAATGGGACAATCAGTTCTATCCGGAGGTCATAGAGAAAGGATCCCATATGTTACAGATCGATGTTGACACTGAGAAGGGTGGTTTAAAGATCAACCCAGATTTCTTCGTGGACTTCGGTAAGGAACCTGAAGGTCCTGCCTTGGCACATGAAATGAGATATCCTGGTGGCGACTGCACATCAGACATATGGATATAA
- the LOC108198564 gene encoding cyclic nucleotide-gated ion channel 2 has translation MHRRTPIRGKTPSVPVLDPRTRKLKFLNRFSVLARGASLAIDPLFLFAITASPGPKPCIYIDGTMLLFATLLRTFVDLLHGMHLWLKFRMAYVAKESLVSGSGELVWDARAVVKKYVGSLKGFWFDVYVIFPVPQAVYWLILPKLLKEGKVESVMTITQTIFLLQFFTKLYHSFYLMRGVKKVTGYIFGTAWWGLILNLIAYFLASHVSGGFWYILAMQRVAECLKKQCLESKHCETLSWTCPREICYSSFANLCLANSTMKANFSTCMDQNGDFPYGNYAFVLPLVIKNSNVVKILYSDLWGLMSLSTMGSNFTPTSRSIEVIFAIIMVLAGLALFTCLIGNIQVFFYSVTPRRRQMQLRYRDIKWWMERRQLPLELRERVRLYELERWKSIGGQDEMQLMKNMPDGLRRDIKRYLCLDLVRKVPLFDNLDDLILDHICDRVIPMIYSKDEKILKEGEPVQRMVFIVKGYVLRRQNITKGMVTTTLIEPGGFIGDELISWCLRMPFVDRFPPSSATFTCLDPIEAYGLDSDQLQYITNHFRYTFLRGELKYKTRYYSSNWRSWAAVNIQFAWRRYLQRTRGNSMNRGTGNGGSSDQKLRHYAAMFMSLRPKDHLY, from the exons ATGCACAG ACGTACTCCAATACGAGGAAAAACACCCTCCGTTCCCGTCCTCGATCCCCGAACCCGAAAACTAAAATTCCTAAACCGATTCAGTGTTCTTGCTCGTGGCGCTTCCTTGGCCATCGACCCTCTATTCCTCTTTGCCATAACAGCCTCCCCTGGTCCGAAACCATGCATTTATATTGACGGCACTATGTTATTATTCGCCACCTTGTTACGCACTTTTGTCGATTTATTACATGGCATGCATCTCTGGCTGAAGTTCAGGATGGCTTACGTGGCCAAAGAGTCGCTGGTCAGCGGCAGCGGAGAGCTGGTGTGGGATGCACGCGCCGTCGTGAAGAAGTATGTTGGGTCGCTCAAGGGCTTTTGGTTCGACGTGTATGTCATATTTCCGGTTCCGCAG GCTGTATACTGGTTAATATTACCAAAACTACTAAAAGAAGGAAAGGTAGAAAGTGTAATGACTATAACTCAGACAATCTTCTTGCTGCAATTTTTTACTAAGCTGTACCACAGCTTCTACCTAATGCGAGGAGTCAAGAAGGTCACAGGCTACATTTTCGGCACTGCTTGGTGGGGTTTAATCCTCAATCTCATCGCTTATTTTCTTGCTTCACAT GTGTCAGGGGGGTTCTGGTATATACTGGCGATGCAACGTGTTGCAGAATGCCTGAAGAAACAATGCCTTGAAAGCAAACATTGTGAGACACTTTCTTGGACTTGTCCAAGAGAGATTTGTTACAGCAGCTTTGCAAATTTGTGTCTTGCCAATTCCACCATGAAGGCCAATTTCTCGACCTGCATGGACCAAAACGGAGATTTTCCTTATGGAAACTATGCCTTTGTGCTGCCTCTCGTTATTAAGAACTCTAACGTTGTCAAAATTCTCTATTCGGACCTCTGGGGACTCATGTCTCTCAG CACTATGGGCAGTAATTTCACCCCTACGAGTCGGTCAATTGAAGTGATTTTTGCCATAATCATGGTGCTGGCAGGCTTGGCACTCTTTACTTGTCTAATCGGGAATATCCAG GTGTTTTTTTACTCTGTGACACCTAGACGGAGACAAATGCAATTGAGATACAGAGACATCAAGTGGTGGATGGAACGGAGACAGCTACCACTGGAGCTGAGGGAAAGAGTCCGACTTTATGAACTCGAGAGATGGAAAAGTATAGGTGGCCAAGATGAGATGCAACTCATGAAAAATATGCCGGATGGACTGAGAAGAGATATCAAGCGTTATCTCTGCTTGGACTTGGTGAGAAAG GTACCACTGTTTGACAACTTGGATGACCTTATCCTCGACCACATTTGTGACCGGGTTATACCCATGATctactctaaagatgaaaag ATTCTGAAAGAAGGTGAACCAGTACAGCGCATGGTGTTCATCGTAAAAGGTTATGTTCTGAGAAGGCAAAACATCACAAAGGGCATGGTAACAACCACTTTGATTGAACCCGGTGGCTTCATTGGAGATGAACTCATCTCCTGGTGCCTTCGTATGCCATTTGTAGATCGTTTCCCGCCTTCATCAGCAACATTCACTTGCTTGGACCCTATTGAGGCATATGGTCTTGATTCTGATCAGCTTCAATATATAACAAATCATTTTCGTTACACATTCTTACGTGGAGAACTTAAGTACAAAACAAGGTATTACTCTTCAAATTGGAGGTCATGGGCTGCTGTCAATATACAATTTGCCTGGAGACGATACTTGCAGAGGACTCGAGGTAATTCTATGAATCGTGGCACGGGTAATGGTGGTAGCAGTGACCAGAAACTCCGCCACTATGCTGCAATGTTCATGTCCCTGAGGCCTAAAGACCACCTCTACTAA
- the LOC108199193 gene encoding cyclic nucleotide-gated ion channel 2 — MHRCIPIPGPSDPVLDPRTRKIKFLNRFTVLSRGAALAIDPLFLFAITVSPSPKPCIYIDGTMLLFATLLRTFVDLLHGMHLWLKFRMAYVAKESLVSGSGVLVWDSRAVVKQYVGSPKGFWFDLFVILPVPQAVYWLILPELLKQEKVKAVMTISHIIFLLQFFPKLYHSFYLMHGVKKVTGYIFGTALWGLILNLIAYFLASHVSGGFWYSLSVQRIAECLKKQCHVSKQCETLAWTCPREICYSSFTNSCLANSTMKGNFSTCMDQNGEFPFGNYAFALPLIVKNSNVVKILYSGLWGIMSLSTMGSNFDLTSQTTEVSFAIVMVLAGLSLFTFLIGNIQVFFHSVTPRRRQMQLRYCDIKWWMGRRQIPSELRRRVRHYEQERWKVMGGQDEMKLIKNMPDGLRRDIKRYLCLDLVRKVPLFDNLDDLILDHICDRVIPMVYSANEKILKEGEPVQRMVFIVKGSVMRSQNITQDMVTTTPIEPGGFIGDELIAWCLRIPFVDRFPPSSATFTCVEPVEAYGLNSDQLKHITNHFRYTFSRGELKYKTRYYSSNWRSWAAVNIQFAWRRYWQRTRGDFINRGTGNAGSSDDASTSSDQKLRHFAAMFMSLRPKDHLD, encoded by the exons ATGCACAG GTGCATTCCAATCCCCGGTCCGTCCGACCCCGTTCTCGATCCCCGAACCCGAAAAATAAAATTCCTAAACCGATTCACCGTCCTATCTCGCGGCGCCGCCTTAGCCATCGACCCTTTGTTCCTCTTTGCCATAACAGTCTCTCCTAGTCCGAAGCCATGCATTTATATTGACGGAACTATGTTATTATTCGCCACCTTGTTAAGAACTTTTGTCGACTTATTACATGGCATGCATCTCTGGTTGAAGTTCCGGATGGCTTACGTGGCCAAAGAGTCGCTGGTCAGCGGCAGCGGAGTGCTCGTGTGGGATTCACGCGCCGTCGTGAAGCAGTACGTGGGGTCGCCCAAGGGCTTTTGGTTCGACTTGTTTGTCATACTCCCGGTGCCGCAG GCTGTTTACTGGTTAATATTACCAGAACTACTAAAACAAGAAAAGGTAAAAGCTGTAATGACTATAAGTCATATAATCTTCTTGCTGCAATTCTTCCCTAAGCTGTACCACAGCTTCTACCTTATGCATGGAGTGAAGAAGGTCACAGGCTACATTTTCGGCACTGCTTTGTGGGGCTTAATCCTCAATCTAATCGCTTATTTTCTTGCCTCACAT GTGTCGGGGGGATTCTGGTATAGTCTGTCAGTGCAACGTATAGCAGAGTGCCTGAAGAAACAATGTCATGTAAGCAAACAATGTGAGACACTTGCTTGGACTTGCCCGAGAGAGATTTGTTACAGCAGCTTTACAAATTCGTGTCTTGCCAATTCCACCATGAAGGGCAATTTCTCGACCTGCATGGACCAAAACGGAGAGTTCCCCTTTGGGAACTATGCCTTTGCTCTGCCTCTTATTGTTAAGAACTCTAACGTTGTCAAAATTCTCTATTCTGGTCTCTGGGGAATCATGTCTCtcag CACTATGGGCAGTAATTTCGACCTTACGAGCCAGACAACTGAAGTAAGTTTTGCCATAGTCATGGTGCTCGCAGGCTTGTCACTCTTTACTTTTCTAATTGGGAATATCCAG GTGTTTTTTCATTCTGTGACGCCTAGACGGAGACAAATGCAATTGAGATACTGTGACATCAAGTGGTGGATGGGACGGAGACAGATACCATCTGAGCTGAGGCGGAGAGTCCGGCATTATGAGCAAGAGAGATGGAAAGTTATGGGAGGCCAAGATGAGATGAAACTCATCAAAAATATGCCGGATGGACTGAGAAGAGATATCAAGCGTTATCTCTGCTTGGACTTGGTGAGAAAG GTACCGCTGTTTGACAACTTGGATGACCTTATCCTCGACCATATTTGTGACCGGGTTATACCCATGGTCTACTCTGCAAATGAAAAG ATTCTGAAAGAAGGTGAACCAGTACAACGCATGGTGTTCATTGTTAAAGGTTCCGTTATGAGAAGTCAAAATATCACACAGGACATGGTAACAACCACTCCAATTGAACCTGGTGGCTTCATTGGAGATGAACTTATTGCTTGGTGCCTTCGTATACCATTTGTAGACCGTTTCCCACCTTCATCTGCGACATTCACTTGTGTGGAGCCTGTTGAGGCATATGGTCTTAATTCTGATCAGCTTAAACATATAACGAATCATTTTCGTTATACATTCTCACGTGGTGAACTCAAGTACAAAACAAGGTACTACTCTTCAAATTGGAGGTCATGGGCTGCTGTCAATATACAATTTGCATGGAGGCGATACTGGCAAAGGACTAGAGGTGATTTCATCAATCGTGGCACAGGTAATGCTGGTAGCAGTGATGACGCAAGCACCAGCAGTGACCAGAAACTCCGCCATTTTGCTGCAATGTTCATGTCCCTTAGGCCTAAAGACCACCTCGACTAA
- the LOC108197683 gene encoding protein RALF-like 24 — translation MLKLAQIMKTLFILLVFLHTLLISCHGVSVLELNSLKSSEFEVMAKRACGRKVGECSELAGDEELMDSESNRRVLMMGKRYISYETLKRDLVPCGTPGSSYYNCRSAGVANPYNRGCEVITRCARNSVGS, via the coding sequence ATGCTGAAACTAGCTCAAATCATGAAAACCCTTTTCATTTTACTGGTTTTCTTGCATACCCTTTTGATTTCTTGTCATGGGGTTTCAGTCTTGGAGCTCAATTCACTGAAATCAAGTGAGTTTGAGGTAATGGCTAAGAGGGCTTGTGGTAGAAAAGTAGGGGAGTGTTCAGAGCTGGCTGGTGATGAGGAACTGATGGATTCAGAAAGCAATAGGAGAGTGTTGATGATGGGGAAGAGATACATAAGTTATGAGACTTTGAAGAGAGATTTGGTGCCTTGTGGTACACCAGGGTCTTCTTATTACAATTGCAGAAGTGCTGGAGTGGCTAATCCTTATAATAGAGGCTGTGAGGTCATTACTAGGTGTGCTAGAAACTCTGTTGGATCTTGA
- the LOC108197125 gene encoding heat stress transcription factor A-5 produces the protein MDGAAASGGAGPAPFLLKTYDMVEDRSTDEIVSWSSSRNSFVVWNPPEFARLLLPTYFKHNNFSSFIRQLNTYGFRKIDPERWEFANEDFVQDQKHLLKNIHRRKPIHSHSNPPSSTVDPERAAFEEEIDKISREKTTLETNLLRIKQQQPTAKLQLEELTQRIGGMEKRQENLLAFLEKVVQNPEFVEHLARKLESIDLSAYNKKRRLPHVEDSQVLREDSFVDNHSFSRPEFGNIFHQDFSNKLTLELSPAVSDINLVSHSTQSSSEGGESPQRVSEGGIKDALMRSVSTVYAPETLELSDTGTSFTFNMDPSLAQKVGLAGSNSPKLQSLQQCLSSSEEGEGHISCQLNLTLASSSLHANESHYSAKLAQDSEKSLVSRSIGSGNEVEFRVPQKSKNYSSDGANLSSLHDTATKNQEPETAPPRVNDVFWEQFLTERPGTSETEQASPSARPNLHDEQEGRRQGNQNSRSTVDSLTL, from the exons ATGGACGGAGCTGCGGCATCCGGCGGCGCCGGCCCGGCGCCGTTCTTGCTGAAAACGTACGACATGGTCGAGGACAGATCAACGGACGAGATTGTTTCATGGAGTTCATCAAGAAACAGTTTTGTTGTGTGGAACCCACCTGAGTTTGCTCGGTTGTTGCTGCCTACTTACTTCAAGCACAATAATTTCTCGAGCTTTATTAGGCAGCTCAATACTTAT GGTTTCCGCAAGATTGATCCTGAAAGGTGGGAATTTGCTAATGAGGATTTTGTACAAGACCAGAAACATCTTCTGAAGAACATTCATCGCAGAAAACCCATTCATAGTCATAGCAATCCTCCAAGTTCTACAGTTGATCCAGAAAGAGCTGCTTTTGAGGAAGAAATTGATAAGATATCGCGTGAAAAGACTACACTTGAAACCAATCTTCTAAGAATCAAGCAGCAGCAACCTACTGCAAAGCTTCAGCTGGAAGAGTTGACTCAACGAATAGGTGGTATGGAGAAGAGGCAGGAGAACTTGCTAGCCTTTCTTGAAAAAGTAGTTCAGAATCCTGAATTCGTCGAACATCTTGCACGTAAACTGGAATCCATAGATTTATCTGCATATAACAAAAAAAGGCGACTACCTCATGTTGAAGATTCTCAAGTTTTACGAGAAGATAGTTTTGTTGACAACCATAGCTTCTCTAGGCCCGAGTTTGGGAATATCTTTCACCAAGATTTTTCAAATAAGCTCACACTAGAGCTATCACCAGCTGTTTCAGATATCAACTTGGTGTCACATAGCACACAAAGTTCCAGTGAAGGTGGAGAAAGTCCACAAAGGGTGTCTGAAGGAGGCATAAAGGATGCCCTCATGAGATCAGTTAGTACTGTATATGCCCCCGAGACATTAGAGCTTTCTGATACTGGTACATCTTTTACTTTTAATATGGATCCTTCTCTTGCCCAGAAGGTAGGATTGGCAGGATCCAACAGCCCGAAGTTGCAATCATTGCAGCAATGTTTGAGTTCTAGCGAGGAAGGCGAAGGTCATATCTCCTGCCAACTGAATCTGACTTTGGCATCTTCTTCCTTGCATGCCAATGAAAGTCATTATTCAGCTAAGCTCGCCCAGGACAGTGAAAAATCTCTAGTCTCAAGGTCTATTGGTAGTGGCAACGAGGTTGAGTTTAGAGTTCCTCAGAAGAGTAAAAACTATTCTAGCGATGGTGCAAATTTGTCTTCCTTACATGATACAGCAACTAAAAACCAAGAACCAGAAACTGCGCCACCCAGGGTAAACGATGTTTTCTGGGAACAGTTCCTTACAGAAAGACCTGGTACTTCAGAGACTGAACAAGCAAGCCCCTCGGCCAGGCCAAACCTCCACGACGAGCAAGAAGGCAGAAGACAAGGAAATCAGAACTCCAGAAGTACTGTGGATAGTCTCACTCTTTGA
- the LOC108199194 gene encoding dof zinc finger protein DOF5.7, producing MMSSDMNKDERNYQNPSSRGKAMSATRPPAAINCPRCDSPNTKFCYYNNYSLTQPRHFCKTCKRYWTKGGALRNVPVGGGCRKNKKTSRASSSRPSSGDFKDSSGASSYSDSGGFRFYNSLQFQLGEGLTNFPRFNNISAPPPVGNQLVSSFGDIPTVPLSSNVMSNFTLEPNPGNNLSQFMALNSFPLSSSSSSSSVLKQDHADKYGGFKEGLLHDTVPSNSTVPSNSNLAYSIESLSSINQDLHWKLQQDRLNTMFNNGGDNSNYPRQNGLISSTANYLEHSQSQKPHPLLFQNLEISSKPADESRMENTGNVSSANLGTDWCFGNSSYAPVVNQNPAISSGLNIADIKENQAWANFDQFTTLP from the coding sequence ATGATGTCGTCGGACATGAACAAAGATGAGAGGAACTATCAGAATCCAAGTAGCCGCGGCAAGGCCATGTCAGCCACAAGGCCACCAGCAGCCATAAACTGCCCTAGATGTGATTCTCCGAACACAAAGTTCTGCTACTACAACAATTACAGTCTCACTCAACCGCGACACTTCTGCAAGACGTGTAAGAGGTATTGGACTAAGGGAGGAGCTCTACGTAACGTGCCTGTTGGTGGTGGCTGTCGCAAGAACAAGAAAACCTCCAGAGCTTCCTCTTCAAGGCCCTCCTCAGGAGACTTTAAGGACTCCTCAGGAGCCTCATCATACTCAGACAGTGGCGGATTCAGGTTCTACAATAGTCTACAGTTCCAACTTGGAGAAGGCCTAACAAATTTTCCGCGGTTTAACAATATTTCAGCACCTCCTCCTGTTGGCAATCAATTAGTTTCTTCATTCGGTGACATTCCAACAGTACCTTTATCATCAAATGTTATGTCCAATTTTACTTTGGAACCTAATCCGGGAAACAATTTAAGCCAATTCATGGCCTTAAATAGTTTCcctttatcttcttcttcttcctcatcTTCTGTACTCAAGCAAGATCATGCAGACAAGTATGGAGGCTTCAAGGAAGGATTACTTCACGATACGGTCCCCTCTAACAGTACGGTCCCCTCTAACAGTAATCTGGCTTATTCTATCGAGTCCTTGAGTTCAATCAACCAAGACCTTCACTGGAAGTTACAACAAGATAGGCTTAACACGATGTTCAATAATGGCGGTGATAATAGTAATTACCCGCGGCAAAATGGTTTGATTAGCAGTACTGCCAACTATCTCGAACACTCTCAGAGTCAGAAGCCACATCCCCTGTTGTTTCAGAACCTGGAGATTTCGTCGAAACCAGCTGATGAATCAAGAATGGAGAACACTGGAAATGTTAGTTCTGCAAATTTGGGGACAGATTGGTGCTTTGGTAATTCTAGTTATGCACCTGTTGTGAATCAAAACCCCGCGATTAGCAGTGGCCTTAACATTGCTGATATTAAGGAGAATCAGGCATGGGCCAACTTTGATCAGTTCACAACCCTTCCTTAG